From Drosophila yakuba strain Tai18E2 chromosome 2L, Prin_Dyak_Tai18E2_2.1, whole genome shotgun sequence, one genomic window encodes:
- the LOC6527417 gene encoding multidrug resistance-associated protein 1 isoform X17, which translates to MAEDTSSPMDRFCGSTFWNATQTWWTNDPDFTPCFEQTALVWTPCAFYWVFVIFDFYYLKASLDRNIPWNKLNVTKALVNLGLLVITALDLIMALIKKGGDSELPLYDLDVWGPIIKFATFLLVFIFIPLNRKYGVQTTGCQFIFWFLLTVLSIPRCRTEVRLESERQKILDSQQPSEQDFSWEEYQFVSFFIFFTFTSIMLILNCFADGLPRQTKYQRGENEIPELSASFLSRITYQWFDKMALKGYRNPLEEKDLWDLRPQDSCSEVMPIFAHHWNQNVRKNYKNKARVEPKAQFSNGNVTFENPHGEKNGRKKGMASIMPPIYKSFGGVFLFGALMKLFTDTLTFAQPQVLSLIISFVEAKEAEPEWKGIMYSVLLFVLAAAQTFILGQYFHRMFIVGLRIRTALINAIYRKALRISNSTKKESTVGEIVNLMAVDAQRFMELTTYLNMIWSAPLQIGLALYFLWQQLGPSVLAGLAVMIILIPVNGVIASRIKTYQIRQMKYKDERVKLMNEVLSGIKVLKLYAWEPSFEKQVLDIRDKEIATLRSTAYLNAGTSFLWSCAPFLVSLVTFATYVLIDENNVLDATKTFVSLSLFNILRFPLTMLPMLITNLVQTQVSVNRINKFLNSEELDPNSVLHDSSKPHPMSIENGEFSWGDEITLRNINIEVKKSSLVALVGTVGSGKSSVVQAFLGEMEKLAGVVNTVGKLAYVPQQAWIQNATVRDNILFGQTYDRKRYNKVIDACALRADIDILSAGDLTEIGEKGINLSGGQKQRISLARAVYSDADLYLLDDPLSAVDAHVGKHIFEEVIGPKGILARKSRVLVTHGVTFLPQVDSIYVLKMGEISESGTFDQLVKNKGAFADFIIQHLQEGNEEEEELNQIKRQISSTGDVPELLGTVEKAIKLARTESLSDSISVTSADSLMGGGGSLRRRAKRQDSHDSVASAASLKKKQEVEGKLIETEKSQTGGVEFAVYKHYIKSVGIFLSVATLVLNFVFQAFQIGSNLWLTKWANDEKVANDTGLRDMYLGVYGAFGFGQVTAYFFCSLTLALGCIYCSKLLHETLLSYVFRWPMELFDTTPLGRVVNRFSKDVDTIDNVLPMLWRMVISQAFACYPNIYRVSLWPSEDSIAP; encoded by the exons ATGGCGGAGGACACAAGTTCGCCGATGGACAGATTTTGCGGATCCACATTCTGG AACGCGACGCAAACATGGTGGACCAACGATCCGGACTTCACGCCGTGCTTTGAGCAGACGGCCCTGGTCTGGACACCCTGCGCCTTCTACTGGGTGTTCGTGATCTTCGACTTCTATTACCTGAAGGCGAGTCTGGACAGGAATATTCCCTGGAACAAGCTGAACGTGACCAAAGCGCTGGTGAATCTGGGTCTGCTGGTAATCACTGCCTTGGACCTGATTATGGCCCTGATCAAGAAGGGCGGCGACTCCGAGCTGCCCCTCTACGACCTGGATGTCTGGGGTCCCATTATTAAGTTCGCCACCTTCCTGTTGGTCTTCATATTCATACCACTGAACCGGAAGTACGGCGTGCAGACCACTGGATGTCAGTTCATCTTCTGGTTCCTGCTTACTGTGCTGTCGATTCCCCGCTGCCGCACAGAAGTTCGCCTGGAGTCGGAGCGACAGAAGATTTTGGATTCGCAGCAGCCCTCCGAGCAGGACTTTTCCTGGGAGGAGTACCAGTTCGTTAGCTTCTTTATCTTCTTCACCTTCACCAGCATTATGCTGATTCTGAACTGCTTCGCGGACGGATTGCCCAGGCAGACCAAGTACCAAAGGGGGGAGAACGAGATTCCCGAGCTATCAGCCAGTTTCCTTTCCAGGATCACCTATCAGTGGTTCGACAAAATGGCCCTCAAGGGCTATCGCAACCCATTGGAGGAGAAGGATCTGTGGGACCTGAGGCCCCAGGACAGCTGCTCCGAAGTCATGCCCATCTTTGCCCACCACTGGAACCAGAACGTGCGCAAGAACTACAAGAACAAGGCCCGCGTAGAACCTAAGGCCCAGTTTAGCAATGGCAACGTGACCTTTGAGAATCCCCACGGAGAAAAGAATGGTCGCAAAAAAGGCATGGCCAGTATTATGCCACCAATTTACAAGTCCTTTGGCGGTGTCTTTTTGTTCGGCGCTCTGATGAAGTTGTTCACCGACACCCTGACATTTGCCCAGCCCCAAGTCCTGAGCTTGATCATCAGCTTCGTTGAGGCCAAAGAAGCCGAGCCCGAATGGAAGGGTATTATGTACTCTGTCCTACTTTTCGTATTGGCCGCTGCCCAGACCTTTATTCTTGGTCAGTACTTCCACCGCATGTTCATCGTGGGCCTGCGAATCAGGACAGCTTTAATCAACGCCATCTACCGCAAGGCCCTGCGCATTTCGAACTCCACCAAAAAGGAGTCCACCGTGGGCGAGATCGTCAACTTGATGGCCGTGGATGCCCAGCGATTCATGGAACTGACAACCTACCTGAACATGATCTGGTCGGCGCCCCTGCAGATCGGTCTGGCCCTGTATTTCCTCTGGCAGCAACTGGGACCGTCTGTGCTGGCCGGTTTGGCTGTGATGATTATCCTGATCCCTGTGAACGGAGTGATTGCTAGTCGCATTAAGACCTACCAGATCAGACAGATGAAGTACAAAGATGAGCGTGTTAAGTTGATGAACGAAGTACTGAGTGGCATTAAG GTTCTCAAACTGTACGCCTGGGAACCGAGCTTCGAGAAGCAAGTGTTGGACATCCGTGACAAGGAGATTGCGACGCTCCGATCCACTGCCTATTTGAACGCGGGAACATCGTTCTTGTGGTCCTGTGCCCCCTTCCTG GTTTCATTAGTTACATTCGCCACTTACGTTTTAATCGATGAAAATAACGTGCTTGATGCCACCAAAACCTTTGTCTCATTATCATTATTCAACATTCTACGATTTCCGCTAACAATGTTGCCCATGCTGATCACCAACCTGGTGCAA ACGCAAGTTTCTGTGAATCGTATCAATAAGTTCCTGAACAGTGAGGAACTGGATCCCAATAGCGTTCTCCACGATTCCTCCAAAC CCCACCCAATGAGCATTGAGAATGGCGAGTTCTCTTGGGGTGATGAGATCACGCTGCGCAACATTAACATCGAGGTGAAGAAGAGCAGCCTGGTGGCCCTGGTTGGCACGGTCGGTTCCGGCAAGTCGTCTGTAGTGCAGGCTTTCCTCGgtgaaatggaaaaacttGCGGGCGTTGTCAACACTGTGGGCAAGTTGGCCTATGTACCGCAGCAGGCGTGGATTCAGAATGCGACGGTGAGGGACAACATCCTCTTTGGGCAGACGTACGACCGAAAGCGCTACAACAAGGTGATCGACGCCTGTGCCCTGCGTGCCGATATCGACATCCTGTCGGCTGGAGATCTCACGGAAATCGGTGAGAAAGGCATTAATTTATCAGGTGGCCAGAAGCAGCGCATCTCGTTGGCCCGTGCTGTGTACAGCGATGCCGATCTGTATCTGCTGGATGATCCTCTGAGCGCCGTGGACGCCCATGTGGGCAAGCACATCTTTGAGGAAGTTATCGGACCCAAGGGTATACTCGCACGAAAATCCCGCGTGCTGGTCACCCACGGCGTCACTTTCTTGCCCCAGGTGGACAGCATCTATGTGTTGAAAATGGGCGAAATTAGCGAGAGCGGTACATTCGATCAACTGGTGAAGAACAAGGGCGCCTTCGCCGACTTCATTATCCAGCATCTGCAGGAGGGCaacgaagaggaggaggagcttaATCAGATCAAGCGCCAGATCTCCAGCACCGGAGATGTCCCTGAGCTGTTAGGCACTGTCGAAAAGGCCATTAAGTTGGCGCGCACGGAAAGCTTGTCAGATTCCAT CTCCGTTACATCCGCTGATAGTTTGATGGGCGGCGGTGGAAGTCTCCGCCGGCGAGCCAAGCGCCAAGACTCCCACGATTCCGTTGCGTCTGCCGCTTCCCTGAAAAAGAAGCAGGAGGTCGAGGGCAAACTGATTGAAACTGAGAAATCACAGACTGGTGGCGTGGAGTTCGCAGTGTACAAGCATTACATCAAGAGTGTTGGCATCTTCCTATCGGTTGCCACATTGGTACTCAACTTTGTATTCCAAGCTTTCCAAATCGGCTCGAATCTGTGGCTCACTAAATGGGCGAACGATGAAAAAGTCGCCAACGACACTGGCCTCAGGGACATGTATCTGGGTGTTTATGGTGCCTTCGGATTTGGTCAAG TTACCGCGTACTTCTTTTGTTCTCTCACTCTGGCCCTTGGATGCATCTACTGCTCCAAGCTGCTGCATGAGACGCTCCTGTCATATGTATTCCGATGGCCCATGGAACTGTTCGATACCACGCCCCTCGGTCGCGTTGTCAATCGCTTCTCAAAGGACGTCGATACCATCGACAATGTCCTGCCGATGCTTTGGCGCATGGTCATCAGTCAAGCGTTTGCG TGCTATCCAAATATTTATCGGGTCTCGCTTTGGCCATCGGAGGACTCCATTGCTCCATGA